The following are encoded in a window of Xyrauchen texanus isolate HMW12.3.18 chromosome 42, RBS_HiC_50CHRs, whole genome shotgun sequence genomic DNA:
- the LOC127634889 gene encoding putative ferric-chelate reductase 1 isoform X1 has protein sequence MEVLKKAEVVLVLLSVCLETVISYGDGKVTVACGNMTPQHGYDPSTEDPPYDIKADKIKFRPADEIKVTLSVAASGSTSHFKGFLIEARNAWNLNEAVGSFKLIDSTISQLLQCGEKDGSAISHTSDSHKAEVQVIWIAPQGSPPSVQFLVTVVRKYKDYWVRIPGPVVSQNGVAPPPAQSTIGGSIGAEITVPSSTLSKSFTSEGCGIKKSCLRNPAGCDPQNDTSCHFLSFWTESRSVVFELSGPAEGYVSFALSLDKWMGNDDVYMCIRDTDKVDVKAAYVLGRTHPEISSENYLKDTAWRLSDGVIQCSFSRDIQLPTDDPKRFSLDQMYYIFMAHGRAQEGRTHRHDRQPLISTNQKLVTGPPEDLSGSRSPLLIKYHGAIMLIAWMSTVSAGVIMARYFKPDWPESSILGQKVWFQLHRMLMTLTVLLTLVGFVLPFMYRGGWSKRAGIHPYLGCVVMALAVIQPLMALFRPAPDASRRYIFNWMHFGTGTLAQVVAVVTIFLGIHQQALVLPAPWSTGVLASIVVWFVLADLILEVHRRGFLPIGKHFKNVKIYMEHVNSEDKEEIVFVPGENETSSAESLFKNIVLAIYLCGNLAFLTFLLWNISEV, from the exons ATGGAG GTTCTCAAGAAGGCAGAGGTTGTGTTAGTGCTACTCTCAGTGTGTTTAGAGACAGTCATTTCTTACGGTGATGGAAAGGTGACCGTGGCTTGTGGGAACATGACGCCGCAACATGGTTATGATCCCAGCACAGAAGATCCTCCATACGACATCAAAGCGGACAAAATCAAATTCAGACCTGCTGATGAAATTAAAG TGACATTATCAGTGGCTGCTTCAGGGAGCACATCCCACTTCAAAGGATTCCTCATAGAAGCAAGGAATGCTTGGAATCTCAATGAAGCAGTTGGATCGTTTAAGTTAATAGATTCTACCATTTCTCAGCTTCTTCAGTGCGGTGAAAAGGAT GGCTCCGCTATAAGTCATACCAGTGATTCCCATAAGGCTGAGGTCCAGGTGATATGGATTGCGCCACAAGGCTCTCCTCCCAGTGTGCAGTTTCT gGTAACTGTTGTCCGAAAGTACAAGGATTATTGGGTGAGAATTCCAGGTCCAGTGGTGTCGCAAAATGGTGTAGCTCCTCCCCCAGCACAAAGTACCATTGGTGGTTCCATTGGTGCCGAAATCACAGTGCCTTCCTCAACGCTGTCTAAATCg ttcacttCTGAGGGCTGTGGAATCAAGAAGTCCTGTTTGAGAAATCCAGCAGGTTGTGACCCACAAAATGACACATCATGCCACTTCTTGTCCTTTTGGACAGAGAGCAGAAGTGTTGTGTTTGAGCTCAGTGGACCTGCAGAGGGTTATGTGTCCTTTGCCTTATCATTGGACAAATGGATG GGGAACGATGACGTCTATATGTGCATAAGAGATACAGACAAAGTTGATGTCAAGGCTGCATATGTTCTTGGAAGGACACACCCTGAAATCTCTTCAGAG AATTATCTGAAAGATACAGCATGGAGACTATCAGATGGAGTGATTCAGTGTAGCTTCAGCAGAGACATACAACTTCCAACTGACGATCCAAAGAGGTTTAGCCTGGACCAGATGTACTATATCTTCATGGCACATGGTCGAGCTCAAGAAG GGCGAACTCATCGTCATGACCGTCAACCTCTGATTTCGACCAATCAGAAACTTGTCACAGGACCTCCAGAGGATCTCAGTGGCTCTCGCTCGCCCCTGCTGATCAAATATCATG GGGCCATCATGCTGATCGCCTGGATGTCCACAGTCAGCGCTGGAGTCATCATGGCGCGATACTTCAAACCGGATTGGCCTGAAAGCAGTATTTTGGGACAGAAGGTCTGGTTTCAG TTACACCGAATGCTGATGACCCTTACTGTCCTGCTTACCTTGGTCGGCTTTGTTTTGCCTTTTATGTACAGAGGAGGATGGAGCAAG CGAGCAGGCATACACCCCTACCTGGGCTGCGTTGTCATGGCACTCGCTGTCATCCAACCTCTCATGGCACTTTTCCGACCTGCGCCAGATGCATCCAG GAGATACATCTTCAACTGGATGCATTTTGGAACCGGCACATTAGCACAGGTCGTAGCTG TTGTCACCATATTCCTCGGCATCCATCAGCAAGCTCTGGTCCTACCTGCTCCCTGGTCCACAGGTGTCCTGGCTTCCATTGTGGTCTGGTTTGTGCTGGCAGATTTGATTCTGGAAGTCCACAGAAGGGGCTTTTTACCTATAG GAAAGCATTTCAAAAACGTTAAAATCTACATGGAACACGTTAATTCTGAGGACAAAGAGGAGATTGTTTTTGTTCCTGGGGAGAATGAGACTTCTAGCGCA GAATCTTTATTCAAAAACATAGTTCTGGCTATTTATCTCTGCGGAAATCTGGCATTTCTGACTTTTCTCCTTTGGAATATCAGTGAAGTATGA
- the LOC127634889 gene encoding putative ferric-chelate reductase 1 isoform X2 produces the protein MVMIPAQKILHTTSKRTKSNSDLLMKLKGSAISHTSDSHKAEVQVIWIAPQGSPPSVQFLVTVVRKYKDYWVRIPGPVVSQNGVAPPPAQSTIGGSIGAEITVPSSTLSKSFTSEGCGIKKSCLRNPAGCDPQNDTSCHFLSFWTESRSVVFELSGPAEGYVSFALSLDKWMGNDDVYMCIRDTDKVDVKAAYVLGRTHPEISSENYLKDTAWRLSDGVIQCSFSRDIQLPTDDPKRFSLDQMYYIFMAHGRAQEGRTHRHDRQPLISTNQKLVTGPPEDLSGSRSPLLIKYHGAIMLIAWMSTVSAGVIMARYFKPDWPESSILGQKVWFQLHRMLMTLTVLLTLVGFVLPFMYRGGWSKRAGIHPYLGCVVMALAVIQPLMALFRPAPDASRRYIFNWMHFGTGTLAQVVAVVTIFLGIHQQALVLPAPWSTGVLASIVVWFVLADLILEVHRRGFLPIGKHFKNVKIYMEHVNSEDKEEIVFVPGENETSSAESLFKNIVLAIYLCGNLAFLTFLLWNISEV, from the exons ATGGTTATGATCCCAGCACAGAAGATCCTCCATACGACATCAAAGCGGACAAAATCAAATTCAGACCTGCTGATGAAATTAAAG GGCTCCGCTATAAGTCATACCAGTGATTCCCATAAGGCTGAGGTCCAGGTGATATGGATTGCGCCACAAGGCTCTCCTCCCAGTGTGCAGTTTCT gGTAACTGTTGTCCGAAAGTACAAGGATTATTGGGTGAGAATTCCAGGTCCAGTGGTGTCGCAAAATGGTGTAGCTCCTCCCCCAGCACAAAGTACCATTGGTGGTTCCATTGGTGCCGAAATCACAGTGCCTTCCTCAACGCTGTCTAAATCg ttcacttCTGAGGGCTGTGGAATCAAGAAGTCCTGTTTGAGAAATCCAGCAGGTTGTGACCCACAAAATGACACATCATGCCACTTCTTGTCCTTTTGGACAGAGAGCAGAAGTGTTGTGTTTGAGCTCAGTGGACCTGCAGAGGGTTATGTGTCCTTTGCCTTATCATTGGACAAATGGATG GGGAACGATGACGTCTATATGTGCATAAGAGATACAGACAAAGTTGATGTCAAGGCTGCATATGTTCTTGGAAGGACACACCCTGAAATCTCTTCAGAG AATTATCTGAAAGATACAGCATGGAGACTATCAGATGGAGTGATTCAGTGTAGCTTCAGCAGAGACATACAACTTCCAACTGACGATCCAAAGAGGTTTAGCCTGGACCAGATGTACTATATCTTCATGGCACATGGTCGAGCTCAAGAAG GGCGAACTCATCGTCATGACCGTCAACCTCTGATTTCGACCAATCAGAAACTTGTCACAGGACCTCCAGAGGATCTCAGTGGCTCTCGCTCGCCCCTGCTGATCAAATATCATG GGGCCATCATGCTGATCGCCTGGATGTCCACAGTCAGCGCTGGAGTCATCATGGCGCGATACTTCAAACCGGATTGGCCTGAAAGCAGTATTTTGGGACAGAAGGTCTGGTTTCAG TTACACCGAATGCTGATGACCCTTACTGTCCTGCTTACCTTGGTCGGCTTTGTTTTGCCTTTTATGTACAGAGGAGGATGGAGCAAG CGAGCAGGCATACACCCCTACCTGGGCTGCGTTGTCATGGCACTCGCTGTCATCCAACCTCTCATGGCACTTTTCCGACCTGCGCCAGATGCATCCAG GAGATACATCTTCAACTGGATGCATTTTGGAACCGGCACATTAGCACAGGTCGTAGCTG TTGTCACCATATTCCTCGGCATCCATCAGCAAGCTCTGGTCCTACCTGCTCCCTGGTCCACAGGTGTCCTGGCTTCCATTGTGGTCTGGTTTGTGCTGGCAGATTTGATTCTGGAAGTCCACAGAAGGGGCTTTTTACCTATAG GAAAGCATTTCAAAAACGTTAAAATCTACATGGAACACGTTAATTCTGAGGACAAAGAGGAGATTGTTTTTGTTCCTGGGGAGAATGAGACTTCTAGCGCA GAATCTTTATTCAAAAACATAGTTCTGGCTATTTATCTCTGCGGAAATCTGGCATTTCTGACTTTTCTCCTTTGGAATATCAGTGAAGTATGA